The Actinomycetota bacterium genome contains the following window.
GCCAAAGTAAATAATGTACAGTTATATTAAAATTATACTATAGGCAGGAGATGCTGAATGTATTGTGGAAGTTTAAGGAAAGAAATTTTAGGGAGGCTTTATAAAAATGGGAGGCAAAAAAAGTAGGGAAGATAAGGATGTGGGAGGAACGAATGAAGAGATAATTCCCGATTATGATCAGACCATAAAGATTTTTGATGAGGGAGATATAGTTTCGGGCAAGGTTGTCAAGGTCGACAGGGATGAGATTTTAGTGGATATAGGATATAAATCTGAAGGCGTTATCCCCATTCGTGAGCTCTCCATAAGACCCGATGTTGGTCCCGAGGATATTCAGGTCGGTGAGGAGATTGAAGCTTTGGTACTCCAAAAGGAGGATAGTGAAGGGAGACTGATTCTTTCGAAGAAGAGAGCCGACTGCGAGAAGGCCTGGGAGAAAATTGAAAGGACCTATGAAGAGGGTGGAAGTGTTAAGGGAGAGGTCATCGAGGTTGTTAAGGGTGGATTGATTTTGGATATCGGCTTAAGAGGTTTCCTTCCCGCCTCACTGGTTGAGCTAAAGAGGGTCAAGGATTTGAGTCAGTACGTGGGGCGTGAGCTTGAGTGCAAAATCGTTGAGATGAATAGGAACAGGAATAATGTGGTCTTGTCGAGGAAAGCGGTTCTTGAGGAGGAGCGAAAGTGGGAGCGGCAAAAGATTTTATCCAAACTGGAGAAGGGTCAGATCCTTACTGGTAAAATTTCCAGTATCGTCAATTTTGGAGCCTTTGTTGATTTGGGAGGAGTCGACGGACTCATACATATCTCTGAACTTTCCTGGTCTCATATAGATCATCCCTCTGAGGTAGTTTCGGTAGGAGACGAGGTAAAAGTTCAGGTTTTGGACATCGACCTCGATCGCGAGCGTATCTCATTGGGACTCAAACAGACCACTGAGGATCCGTGGAAAATCAAGGTCGGCAGGTATTCCGTGGGTGACGTCATTGAGGGAGTAATCAGCAGGATAGTCCCCTTTGGAGCGTTCTTACAGATGGATGAGGGAGTTGAGGGATTAATCCACATATCCGAATTGGCGGAGGAGCGCATTGAGCTTCCCGACCAGGCTGTTAAGGCGGGCGATAAAATAAAGGCTAAAATCATCGACATAGATTTGGAGAGAAGGCGAATCAGTTTAAGCCTCAAACAATTTGAAGAAGGCAAGGAGAAGGTGCCTGAAAAGACCGAGGAGGTAGAGGAAACTGAGGAAGCTGCCAAAGAAAGTAAGGAAGACCATGCTCATCAGGTGGAGAAAAACGAGAAACGAAAAACAAAGGAATTTGATGAAGGAGAGGCTCCCGAACCATCGCTAGAGGTAGTTATTGAGGAGATGAAGGAATCCCGCTCATTGAAGAAGCAATTTAGCGATCCACCCAGCAAATAACACCAATTCTACATTGTTCCAACATTCTTAAGAATTTTAGAATATTGATTATATGGTGCAGTGGTAGTTTTTAAATCTTTAGAGCATATGGGATTATGTGGTCATTGTTCTGGTTGTTCCTTTAAAGCCAGAACTTTTTTACAAGTAACCTCAATCCTCCAATATTTTTAAGAATTTATAGAATATTAAATTTTCGCTTGTTGGAATTGGAATTCATGAAATCGAAATTCCTCTCAATCCTCATTTATTGGTCTCCAGTTCTTGGTTGGATGGGATTGATTTTCTATCTTTCATCTCGACCAATTGTTTTTCCCCTGCATCCTTTACTTTCTAACACCTTTCATCTTGTGGAGTATGCTATTTTGACTTTCTTGTTGGTGATAGCATTCAAAAATACGACGAATCTTCAATCGACGCTTCTTTGCGCGTGGGCTATGAGCATCTCCATCGCCTACGGTATCCTCGATGAGATACACCAGATTTTCGTGCCCACTCGTACTTTCAGCCTTTGGGATGTGGCAATGGATTCTTTAGCCGCTCTAATTGTTGCTTTCCTGGCCAGAGAGTTCTTACGGCGGGAGATACCAAAAATGCGGTGGTGTAGTAAAATTGATGTAAATCCTCTCAATTTGGTGATGAGGGGAAGAAAAAGTATGAAGGTCATCGGTGTCACAGGAGGAATTGCCACTGGAAAGAGCACGGTAGCCAAGTTATTAGCTAGCAGGGGAGCGAAGGTCATCGACGCGGATCAAATTTCCCGAGAAGTGATGATGCCTAAATCCGAGGTTTGGGAGAAGATCATTGCACATTTTGGCAGGGGAATACTCCTAAGTGACGGGAGCATCGATCGAAGGAATCTTGGAAAAATCGTTTTCTCTGATCCACAAGAACTCGAAGTCTTAAACCGCATAACTCATCCCACCATCATCAAAGTTATCGAGGATAAATTGGAGGAACTCAAACGTGCTCGAGAGGATCAGGTCATAGTCCTCGACTGTCCCCTTCTCATAGAGGCTCAACTTCTTCCCTGGGTGGATGAAGTGGTGGTGGTGACCACCAAGGAGGAAACGCAGATCAAACGCCTCAAGGAAAAAGGTCTCTCGGCGGAAGAGGCTCGTGCGAGGATGCGAGCTCAAATCTCTCAGGAAGAGCGGATTAAGTTCGCGGATCACATTGTGGAGAACGATGGAACCCTTGATGAGCTTCGCGAGAAGGTTGATAAGCTTTGGGAGAATATCAAGGTTGACCAAAAATCGTAGCGCGGTCTGCCTGCCGGTAGGCAGGGGGCTTGTCCTCCGAATGTCTGCTTTGGGCGGGGATAAACCCCGCCCCTACAATTAATGGATTAGTGGCCGAACTTGACCATGTCCCAATAAATTTGCAGCAAATTCTCTCAGGTTGTTTTAAAATAATAGATGTAGTCAAGCTGCATAGAAGAGATATCTGTGAGAATTCTCCCAGCTGTGGCTGAGACGCGCTCTGGAAAGGATGACGATTTTTGGCTGATTCTATTCCCAAATATTGTCCTCAATGCGGTCACAATCTAGCTTTGGAGACTAAACCACCGGTTAAAGATCATTGCCCTGTGTGTGGTTTTAGATTTAAGAAGAAGTGGTATCAAAAAACCTGGGTGAAGGTTTTACTTCCTCTCTTTATGATAGCCATGCTTCTTATGTGTGGTGTTTTGGTGACTCTCATCAAACTTGCCCCGATTGAGGAAATAGAGAGGGTAAGGAGAGCTGCTAAAAATGAGCGAAGCAAGATTCCTACCATAGAGATTAAACCCTTTTCTGAGAAGGGTTTAAAGTACGGTCCCTCCTACAAGACACATGGATTAAAGATTACCATAAACAGCATAAGGAGGGCTACGAAAAACAGTGGTCTTATAATGTCCGAGTATCCCACATGGCTCATAGTTAATTTAACCATTAAGAATATCTCAGATGAGCCTATAGAGGACCCATCAATGTACCTCCCAATGAGAATAATCGACAGTGAGGGTAATGAATTTATAGGTAATGGGGATTTACTATCTAGTGAGCGGAGAGTTGAGATGGGGGAACCCTTAATCTTTGAAGAAATCGATAAGCTCAATCCTGGTGTAAAGGACAGGCTCCCTCCAGGAGAAGAATTAACTGGAAATATTTGGTTTTCTCTTCCTGAGGAATCGAAGGGACTCAAACTCATATACGACCCTGGTCCGTTTGGGAAAAAGCTTAAGTGGAGCCTTAAATAGTTTGCCATAACCAGAAGGGTGAAAAGGTGATGGGAAGGTTTAAAATACAAGCGCCATACGAGCCCAAGGGGGATCAACCGAAGGCGATAAAGCAAC
Protein-coding sequences here:
- the rpsA gene encoding 30S ribosomal protein S1, whose amino-acid sequence is MGGKKSREDKDVGGTNEEIIPDYDQTIKIFDEGDIVSGKVVKVDRDEILVDIGYKSEGVIPIRELSIRPDVGPEDIQVGEEIEALVLQKEDSEGRLILSKKRADCEKAWEKIERTYEEGGSVKGEVIEVVKGGLILDIGLRGFLPASLVELKRVKDLSQYVGRELECKIVEMNRNRNNVVLSRKAVLEEERKWERQKILSKLEKGQILTGKISSIVNFGAFVDLGGVDGLIHISELSWSHIDHPSEVVSVGDEVKVQVLDIDLDRERISLGLKQTTEDPWKIKVGRYSVGDVIEGVISRIVPFGAFLQMDEGVEGLIHISELAEERIELPDQAVKAGDKIKAKIIDIDLERRRISLSLKQFEEGKEKVPEKTEEVEETEEAAKESKEDHAHQVEKNEKRKTKEFDEGEAPEPSLEVVIEEMKESRSLKKQFSDPPSK
- the coaE gene encoding dephospho-CoA kinase (Dephospho-CoA kinase (CoaE) performs the final step in coenzyme A biosynthesis.), with protein sequence MGLIFYLSSRPIVFPLHPLLSNTFHLVEYAILTFLLVIAFKNTTNLQSTLLCAWAMSISIAYGILDEIHQIFVPTRTFSLWDVAMDSLAALIVAFLAREFLRREIPKMRWCSKIDVNPLNLVMRGRKSMKVIGVTGGIATGKSTVAKLLASRGAKVIDADQISREVMMPKSEVWEKIIAHFGRGILLSDGSIDRRNLGKIVFSDPQELEVLNRITHPTIIKVIEDKLEELKRAREDQVIVLDCPLLIEAQLLPWVDEVVVVTTKEETQIKRLKEKGLSAEEARARMRAQISQEERIKFADHIVENDGTLDELREKVDKLWENIKVDQKS
- a CDS encoding DUF4352 domain-containing protein; this encodes MKVLLPLFMIAMLLMCGVLVTLIKLAPIEEIERVRRAAKNERSKIPTIEIKPFSEKGLKYGPSYKTHGLKITINSIRRATKNSGLIMSEYPTWLIVNLTIKNISDEPIEDPSMYLPMRIIDSEGNEFIGNGDLLSSERRVEMGEPLIFEEIDKLNPGVKDRLPPGEELTGNIWFSLPEESKGLKLIYDPGPFGKKLKWSLK